Proteins from a genomic interval of Pseudomonas versuta:
- a CDS encoding fatty acid desaturase family protein, translating to MSQSSSTERRDYRLTGPEAARAADKGLVSASWYQCPISRKRLKELMQRRDGPALRDTALWVLALLVTGFGGYWFWGSWACVPFFMAYGVLYGTASNARWHEMGHGTAFKTRWMNDAVYQVASFMCLFEPHVRRWSHTRHHTDTIVVGRDPEIVEPRPPSLVRMALSLFNLPHGFNTLRSVFRHAAGQMDDEEKTYIPESEWPGVVRTARIWLVIYALVIGLALYQHSWLPLMFIGLPSLYGAWLSYLFGLSQHVGLAEDSLDHRSNCRTIYMNPLLRFIYMNMNYHLEHHMYPMVPYHALAQLHEEIRHDCPPPYPDLLGAFKEIIPAILRQRKDPGYFIRRPTGPRADAAPQSQAVTG from the coding sequence ATGTCTCAATCCAGTTCAACCGAACGCCGCGACTATCGATTGACCGGCCCTGAAGCTGCGCGGGCCGCCGACAAAGGCCTGGTCTCGGCCAGTTGGTATCAATGCCCGATTTCCCGTAAACGCCTCAAGGAGCTGATGCAGCGCCGCGACGGCCCGGCCCTGCGCGACACTGCATTGTGGGTGCTGGCTTTGCTGGTGACCGGGTTTGGCGGCTACTGGTTCTGGGGCTCCTGGGCCTGCGTTCCATTCTTTATGGCCTATGGGGTGCTGTATGGCACTGCCTCCAATGCGCGCTGGCATGAAATGGGCCATGGCACGGCATTCAAAACCCGCTGGATGAACGACGCGGTGTATCAGGTAGCGAGCTTCATGTGCCTGTTCGAGCCCCATGTCAGGCGCTGGAGCCATACCCGTCATCACACTGACACCATCGTCGTGGGGCGCGATCCGGAAATCGTCGAGCCGCGTCCGCCAAGTCTGGTACGTATGGCCCTGAGCCTGTTCAACCTGCCCCATGGGTTCAATACTCTGCGCTCGGTATTTCGCCATGCAGCCGGGCAGATGGATGATGAAGAGAAGACCTATATTCCTGAATCCGAATGGCCGGGGGTGGTGCGTACAGCGCGGATCTGGCTGGTGATTTACGCACTGGTGATCGGCCTGGCGCTGTATCAGCACAGTTGGTTGCCATTGATGTTTATCGGCCTGCCGAGCCTGTATGGCGCGTGGCTGTCCTACCTGTTCGGGCTGTCGCAGCATGTGGGGCTGGCCGAGGACTCGCTGGATCACCGCAGCAACTGCCGCACTATTTACATGAACCCGCTGCTGCGCTTTATCTACATGAACATGAACTATCACCTCGAGCATCACATGTACCCGATGGTGCCTTACCACGCACTGGCGCAGTTGCATGAGGAAATCCGCCACGACTGCCCGCCGCCGTATCCCGATCTGCTTGGCGCTTTCAAGGAAATCATTCCGGCCATCCTGCGCCAGCGCAAAGACCCGGGTTATTTCATTCGTCGCCCCACAGGGCCACGCGCTGATGCTGCACCTCAAAGCCAGGCCGTGACCGGCTGA
- a CDS encoding RHS repeat domain-containing protein — MIDPSEHIPDLQSAASLFSSGDVYSGAYNFMSSISAGVDPRTGSFSALVSLPTGAANDLRGPISQLRLGYSPLMTEDQGFGLGWMLGTTSWDGASQQLQLNSGERFRGEIVGQGMRFPDVRLPVVTVTVQRQEMWVRHNDGTCERLIPLAGHPSLWVVSTLVGADGSALSFDWRSIGNAAYLQQVSDAQGRTLVALAYEGQLTHLTLQPDTPSQMVMTFQRISGQLRRVTVDGLPNNGWQFDYSTASSGLLLLSKCTQPTGSTEEVTYSEANGLALPPGAPFPRMPVVSQTRKDPGDGQPVQLVRYDYGLYGSNNYFGWPAVRQWRNREDNLYHLTGGGDFLYGSTETLMDARGTVLQTVSRTFNRFHLLTRERTLQGQTLQETETTYYDEPWLPIARQLPYFQFPHKVITRKARLDGQRVLRELSTEEETRYDDLGNPVWHRNALGGIEASEYYPVSGETDNCPADPLGRITRLKSRTVSPPPGTEGPVKQTQYRYQSLPVRQDAPEFALPTFIQSSEEKLLLVEGEKRTELGRSSQTFIVDPASPHHGRMLSETQTVQGKSTTRSYSYQLNQARNARSLERTVLQENVTITGHDGHESSSQSSQDLYSGLMVTEQTDEQMRIAFAHDALGRVVQEVAAPDSAFEAEVNWAYSLSANERCQTRIGASGRKETVWLDGMGREVRREKQSDSGQTYTAWTGEYDVLGRVFRETSYDPGNEDTPALSLTTERTFDDWGNVLTETGADGVTQHTQADPVALTGTRWQTDANGVDGAKTVTTHTLDGKPLTEQLYSADGVLQHELSWSYDGLGRCISQSDAMGRETRQEWDARDRLVSTTLPDGSVIKRTYAEGHDGELPATVSITHPSLGSNEVVLGERKYDGLGRLLWEKVGQSVSEWQYAEGQIHAHTQTLPDGTQVQTERQPELGGAMLSLEAPGISVFNKYDPLSGRLLEAQGNLGMQKDHWSPSGLLTQADYAWHGDQPRSQQQTTTPAGKVTRLTDADGAEQRCQYDALGRLSQQQGADVTISVTYDAASRIHQQRTQSKDGSRDMTVTLGYDSLGRPARRETATRTPTRQSLEIQTQQWRKDGKLIQRELTRDGVLVRRETFDYDIRGRMISHRLTGPSLPEDAHGKTYREQHFEYDALDNVRRLETVLADASANNVTLFGYNPADLTQLLSVRHSRADYPAPVTLEYDALGNLKRDERGNPLHYDALGRLIGVTLPTGERRWHYGPGGNIIKTEDARGPRWRYHTGGQLSCETGEDTQTRWVRAGNVPVAESRLASAVREVMLLGTDAQGSVTTEAQDGINHPVYGAYGSSVAGTSRLGYAGSLREDVTGWYFLGDYRIYNPALMRFHSRDSLSPFGEGGLNGYVYCAGDPVNRIDPSGHSWLDWLLPAVGIAFGVMGAVASFGALAAPAAALTASYITAVTTATLSVVSLAADVASIALLATGNESAGRILGFVGMATGLASAAPSIAGAAAKGVKKVGKFVGGWQHKLQHAGGRPGRTRNPLSLQIQASRATDHVELWQATRAMNPDGPMRNVIGAINRHAVVDSRTFNAARSYAASNPTPLRLPANNVPSVTVPRNAIDPQPIPFFANNPDYVNEVRLIASNHHPTYLPSSLNAAGIDANSLMITSPEVMAGSYNGSAWNMAWNTPELMSMPHPYTYTTWDRSWLQGLSSANNNTWFNNFMIEFRQM; from the coding sequence ATGATTGACCCATCTGAGCACATCCCCGACCTCCAATCCGCCGCCAGCCTGTTCAGCAGCGGCGACGTATATTCCGGGGCCTATAACTTCATGAGCAGCATCAGTGCCGGGGTCGACCCACGCACCGGTTCATTCTCGGCCTTGGTGAGCCTGCCCACCGGCGCCGCCAACGATCTGCGCGGGCCGATCAGCCAGCTGCGTCTGGGTTACAGCCCCTTGATGACCGAGGATCAGGGTTTTGGCCTGGGCTGGATGCTCGGCACCACGTCCTGGGACGGCGCCAGTCAGCAGTTGCAGCTCAATTCCGGCGAGCGTTTTCGCGGCGAGATTGTTGGCCAGGGCATGCGCTTCCCGGACGTTCGCTTGCCGGTGGTGACGGTTACGGTTCAGCGCCAGGAGATGTGGGTGCGGCATAACGACGGCACCTGTGAGCGCCTGATTCCATTGGCCGGGCATCCGAGCCTGTGGGTGGTCAGCACCCTGGTGGGAGCCGATGGCAGTGCCCTGAGTTTTGACTGGCGCTCGATCGGCAACGCGGCTTATTTGCAGCAAGTCAGCGATGCCCAGGGCCGTACACTGGTGGCACTTGCCTACGAAGGCCAGCTTACCCATCTGACTCTGCAACCCGACACTCCCTCACAGATGGTGATGACTTTTCAGCGCATCTCCGGGCAGTTGCGCCGGGTGACGGTGGACGGATTGCCCAATAACGGCTGGCAGTTTGACTACAGCACCGCGAGCTCGGGCTTGTTGTTGCTGAGCAAATGCACCCAGCCCACCGGCAGTACCGAGGAAGTGACCTACAGCGAGGCCAACGGCCTGGCGTTGCCGCCGGGCGCGCCGTTCCCACGGATGCCGGTGGTCAGTCAGACCCGCAAGGATCCGGGTGACGGCCAGCCGGTGCAGCTGGTTCGTTATGACTACGGCCTTTATGGCTCCAACAATTACTTCGGCTGGCCGGCGGTGCGCCAGTGGCGCAACCGTGAGGACAATCTCTATCACCTGACAGGGGGTGGCGATTTCCTTTATGGCTCTACCGAAACTCTGATGGATGCCCGGGGTACTGTTTTGCAAACGGTATCCCGCACCTTTAACCGTTTCCATCTGCTGACCCGCGAACGCACGTTACAGGGCCAGACCTTGCAGGAAACCGAGACCACCTATTACGACGAGCCCTGGCTGCCCATTGCCCGGCAACTGCCTTACTTCCAGTTCCCGCACAAGGTGATTACCCGCAAGGCGCGGCTGGATGGGCAGCGGGTGCTGCGTGAACTGAGCACTGAAGAAGAAACCCGTTACGACGACTTGGGCAACCCGGTGTGGCACCGCAATGCATTGGGTGGCATTGAAGCGTCGGAGTATTACCCGGTCAGTGGTGAGACCGACAACTGCCCGGCCGATCCGTTGGGCAGGATTACCCGTCTGAAAAGTCGCACAGTGAGTCCGCCACCCGGCACCGAGGGTCCGGTGAAGCAGACTCAATATCGCTATCAATCATTGCCAGTACGTCAGGATGCGCCCGAGTTTGCACTGCCGACCTTTATCCAGAGCAGCGAGGAGAAACTGTTGCTGGTGGAGGGCGAAAAACGTACCGAGCTGGGCCGTTCCAGCCAGACCTTTATCGTCGATCCAGCATCGCCCCACCACGGTCGCATGCTCAGTGAAACTCAGACCGTGCAGGGTAAAAGCACCACCCGCTCCTACAGCTACCAGCTCAACCAAGCCCGCAATGCACGGTCGCTTGAGCGTACGGTGTTGCAGGAAAACGTGACCATCACCGGGCACGACGGTCATGAGTCCAGCTCCCAATCCTCGCAAGATCTGTACTCGGGTTTGATGGTCACCGAGCAGACCGATGAGCAAATGCGCATCGCCTTTGCCCACGATGCCCTGGGCCGTGTAGTACAAGAGGTCGCCGCCCCGGATTCGGCGTTCGAGGCCGAGGTCAATTGGGCCTATTCGTTGTCAGCGAACGAACGCTGCCAGACCCGAATCGGCGCTTCCGGGCGTAAGGAAACGGTCTGGCTGGATGGTATGGGTCGGGAAGTACGACGTGAGAAACAGTCCGACAGCGGTCAGACCTATACCGCCTGGACCGGCGAATATGACGTGTTGGGCCGGGTATTTCGTGAGACCAGCTACGACCCCGGTAACGAAGACACTCCAGCCCTGAGCCTGACCACCGAACGCACCTTTGACGACTGGGGCAATGTGCTGACGGAAACCGGGGCTGATGGGGTGACGCAACACACTCAAGCCGACCCTGTGGCACTGACCGGCACCCGTTGGCAGACCGACGCCAATGGCGTGGACGGGGCCAAAACCGTGACGACCCACACCCTCGATGGCAAGCCGCTGACCGAGCAGTTGTACAGCGCCGACGGCGTGCTGCAGCATGAGCTGAGCTGGAGCTATGACGGGCTTGGACGTTGCATCAGCCAGTCCGATGCCATGGGCCGGGAGACGCGTCAGGAGTGGGATGCCCGCGATCGGCTGGTGTCGACCACGCTGCCCGACGGCAGTGTGATCAAGCGCACCTACGCCGAAGGCCATGACGGTGAATTACCGGCCACGGTGTCGATCACTCACCCCTCTTTGGGCAGTAACGAAGTAGTACTGGGCGAGCGTAAATACGATGGTCTTGGCCGACTGCTGTGGGAAAAGGTCGGCCAGAGTGTTTCTGAATGGCAATACGCCGAAGGACAAATCCACGCCCATACCCAGACGCTTCCCGACGGCACGCAGGTCCAGACCGAACGCCAGCCGGAACTGGGCGGTGCGATGCTGTCACTAGAAGCCCCCGGCATCAGCGTGTTCAACAAGTACGATCCTCTGAGTGGCCGGTTGCTGGAAGCCCAAGGCAACCTGGGCATGCAAAAAGATCACTGGTCGCCGTCGGGTTTGCTGACCCAAGCCGATTACGCCTGGCACGGTGATCAACCTCGTTCACAACAGCAAACCACCACACCAGCGGGCAAGGTCACACGGCTGACCGATGCCGACGGCGCAGAGCAGCGCTGCCAGTACGATGCCTTGGGTCGCTTGAGCCAGCAGCAAGGTGCCGATGTCACCATCAGCGTGACCTACGATGCGGCGTCGCGGATTCACCAGCAGCGCACCCAATCAAAAGACGGCTCGCGGGACATGACCGTGACCCTGGGCTACGACAGCCTTGGCCGTCCGGCCCGTCGTGAAACTGCTACCCGTACGCCCACCCGACAGTCTCTTGAAATCCAGACCCAGCAATGGCGCAAGGACGGCAAGCTGATCCAGCGCGAATTGACCCGTGACGGTGTTCTGGTACGTCGTGAAACCTTCGACTACGACATCCGTGGCCGCATGATTTCCCATCGCCTTACAGGCCCATCGCTTCCCGAAGACGCCCACGGCAAAACCTACCGCGAGCAGCACTTCGAATACGATGCGCTGGATAATGTGCGCCGTTTGGAAACGGTATTGGCCGACGCCAGCGCAAACAATGTCACCCTGTTTGGCTACAACCCTGCCGACCTCACGCAACTGCTCAGCGTGCGCCACAGCCGCGCCGATTACCCGGCACCGGTGACCCTGGAGTACGACGCCCTCGGCAATCTCAAACGCGACGAACGCGGTAATCCACTGCACTACGACGCCCTCGGCCGACTGATCGGGGTAACCCTGCCTACAGGCGAGCGTCGTTGGCACTACGGCCCCGGTGGCAACATCATCAAGACCGAGGATGCTCGCGGGCCGCGCTGGCGTTACCACACCGGCGGCCAGCTCAGCTGCGAGACGGGTGAAGACACTCAAACCCGCTGGGTCCGTGCCGGAAATGTTCCAGTGGCCGAAAGCCGGCTGGCTTCGGCAGTGCGTGAAGTCATGCTGCTGGGCACCGATGCCCAGGGCTCGGTGACCACTGAAGCCCAGGACGGGATCAACCACCCGGTCTATGGCGCCTATGGTTCAAGCGTGGCCGGGACCAGCCGACTGGGCTATGCCGGGAGCCTGCGCGAGGACGTCACCGGCTGGTATTTCCTGGGCGACTACCGCATCTACAACCCGGCGCTGATGCGTTTTCACAGCCGCGACAGCCTCAGCCCCTTCGGTGAAGGCGGCCTTAATGGCTACGTCTACTGCGCCGGCGACCCGGTGAACCGCATCGACCCGTCGGGCCATTCATGGCTGGACTGGTTGCTGCCAGCGGTAGGGATTGCGTTCGGGGTGATGGGCGCGGTGGCCTCATTCGGTGCCCTGGCGGCTCCCGCTGCGGCGTTGACCGCCAGTTACATCACCGCAGTGACCACCGCGACCTTAAGCGTCGTGTCACTGGCCGCAGACGTGGCCTCGATAGCCTTGCTGGCCACCGGCAATGAAAGCGCGGGTCGGATTCTGGGTTTTGTGGGCATGGCCACAGGTCTGGCGTCGGCGGCGCCGTCAATCGCCGGGGCGGCGGCCAAGGGAGTGAAAAAAGTAGGCAAGTTTGTCGGTGGCTGGCAGCACAAGTTGCAGCATGCGGGAGGGCGACCGGGGCGCACACGCAATCCTTTAAGCCTACAAATACAAGCATCACGCGCTACCGATCATGTTGAACTTTGGCAGGCGACTCGAGCAATGAACCCTGATGGCCCCATGAGAAATGTTATTGGCGCGATCAATCGCCACGCCGTCGTTGATTCACGTACGTTTAATGCCGCCAGAAGCTATGCAGCATCCAATCCCACGCCATTACGATTACCTGCCAATAATGTCCCTTCAGTAACCGTGCCGAGGAACGCAATAGACCCACAGCCCATTCCGTTTTTTGCCAATAATCCGGATTATGTGAACGAGGTCCGACTGATTGCCTCAAATCATCACCCGACTTACCTCCCTTCCAGTTTAAACGCAGCGGGGATTGATGCTAATTCGTTGATGATCACGTCACCCGAGGTCATGGCCGGATCCTACAATGGGAGTGCCTGGAATATGGCGTGGAACACGCCAGAGCTGATGAGCATGCCTCATCCATATACCTACACGACGTGGGATCGTAGTTGGTTGCAAGGGCTCAGCTCCGCAAATAACAACACTTGGTTTAATAACTTCATGATCGAATTCCGCCAGATGTAG
- a CDS encoding MocE family 2Fe-2S type ferredoxin, whose product MSEQWIDVCAVDDIDEEDVMRFDHGPHTYAVYRSAESEFFATAGLCTHESIHLADGLVMDHVIECPKHNGRFDYRSGKALGAPVCVNLKTYPVRVEAGRLFLAVPA is encoded by the coding sequence ATGAGCGAGCAATGGATCGACGTCTGCGCCGTGGACGATATAGATGAAGAAGATGTGATGCGCTTTGACCATGGCCCGCACACCTATGCCGTGTACCGGTCGGCCGAGAGCGAGTTTTTCGCCACTGCCGGCCTGTGCACCCACGAGTCCATCCACCTGGCCGACGGGCTGGTGATGGACCACGTCATCGAGTGCCCCAAGCATAACGGGCGTTTTGATTACCGTTCGGGCAAGGCGCTGGGTGCTCCTGTCTGCGTCAACCTCAAGACCTATCCGGTGCGGGTCGAGGCCGGTCGTTTGTTTCTTGCCGTACCGGCTTGA
- a CDS encoding LacI family DNA-binding transcriptional regulator: protein MNNNKRPTIATVAAHAGLSVATVDRVLNARAPVNPDTAEQVFQAAEAVGYFAARLIGQRIRERRPAYRFGILLLGTAQAFYGNLAAAITEAARRQLEANLSCHFEYIVDRSPAAIVAQIEHMAVQYDGLAVVSFTHPQINACLAQIREAGVPVIALLSDIHEQGHEAYVGVDNHKVGRTMGWLLAHTCSARKGSIGVMLGGHRFQGHQARIDGLRSYLTEHAPGLKLLDPLINMDNDDVTEEAALDLLARHADLRGLCVVGGGGDGIIRALAQLPGRPGLCSILPESTELSHQALKQGLISLVVDSQPKLIAAALMDLLVELQTAPQFDPLRHRIHVPLQIVTSENL from the coding sequence ATGAACAACAATAAACGCCCGACTATCGCCACTGTCGCCGCCCATGCGGGGCTGAGTGTGGCCACCGTAGACCGGGTGCTCAACGCCCGGGCGCCGGTCAATCCGGACACTGCCGAACAGGTGTTCCAGGCCGCCGAAGCGGTCGGCTATTTCGCCGCCCGCCTGATTGGCCAGCGCATCCGCGAGCGGCGCCCCGCTTATCGCTTCGGCATTCTGTTGCTGGGCACCGCCCAAGCGTTCTACGGCAACCTGGCAGCTGCCATTACCGAGGCCGCCCGGCGCCAGCTCGAGGCCAACCTGAGCTGCCACTTCGAGTACATAGTCGACCGCAGCCCGGCCGCCATCGTGGCGCAAATCGAGCACATGGCCGTGCAATACGATGGCCTGGCGGTGGTCAGCTTCACCCACCCGCAGATCAATGCCTGCCTTGCCCAGATCCGCGAAGCCGGCGTGCCGGTCATTGCGCTGCTGTCCGACATTCATGAGCAAGGGCACGAGGCCTACGTCGGCGTCGACAATCACAAGGTGGGGCGCACTATGGGCTGGTTGCTGGCGCACACCTGCAGCGCACGCAAGGGCAGCATCGGCGTGATGCTGGGCGGGCACCGGTTCCAGGGGCACCAGGCGCGGATCGATGGCTTGCGCAGCTACCTTACGGAACACGCACCTGGGCTCAAACTGCTCGATCCACTGATTAACATGGACAACGATGACGTGACCGAAGAAGCAGCACTCGATCTGCTGGCCCGGCATGCCGATTTACGCGGCCTGTGCGTGGTGGGTGGCGGTGGCGACGGCATTATCCGCGCGCTGGCACAACTGCCCGGGCGCCCGGGTCTGTGCAGCATCCTGCCGGAATCCACCGAACTGTCGCATCAGGCGCTGAAACAGGGGTTGATCAGCCTGGTGGTAGACTCCCAGCCGAAGCTGATTGCGGCGGCGCTGATGGACTTGCTGGTAGAACTGCAAACCGCGCCGCAGTTTGATCCGTTGCGTCACCGCATCCATGTGCCGTTGCAGATCGTCACCAGCGAGAACCTGTGA